A stretch of Bordetella genomosp. 13 DNA encodes these proteins:
- the recR gene encoding recombination mediator RecR, whose amino-acid sequence MESQLPEPEPLVALIEALRRLPGVGVRSARRMAYHLLQHDPQGADLLGRALAGAVQNLRHCARCNGFTEDEVCATCANPKRDPTLLCVVETPADQNMIESSHGYRGLYYVLMGRVAPLEGVGPRELDFQRLIERASDGVVQEVILATNFTAEGETTAHFVSEALAGRGLKVTRLARGVPAGSELEYVDAGTIAWALMERRES is encoded by the coding sequence ATGGAATCACAACTTCCCGAGCCCGAACCCCTGGTCGCGCTGATCGAGGCGCTGCGGCGCCTGCCCGGCGTGGGCGTGCGCTCCGCGCGCCGCATGGCTTACCACTTGCTGCAGCATGACCCGCAGGGCGCCGACCTGCTGGGCCGGGCCCTGGCGGGCGCGGTGCAGAACCTGCGCCATTGCGCGCGCTGCAACGGCTTCACCGAAGACGAAGTCTGCGCCACCTGCGCCAATCCCAAGCGCGATCCCACGCTGCTGTGCGTGGTCGAAACGCCGGCCGACCAGAACATGATCGAGTCCAGCCACGGCTATCGCGGCCTGTACTACGTGCTGATGGGCCGCGTGGCGCCGCTGGAGGGCGTGGGGCCGCGCGAACTCGATTTCCAGCGGTTGATCGAACGGGCGTCCGATGGCGTGGTGCAGGAGGTCATCCTGGCCACCAACTTCACCGCCGAGGGCGAGACCACGGCCCATTTCGTCAGCGAAGCGTTGGCGGGGCGCGGCCTGAAGGTCACGCGCCTGGCGCGCGGCGTGCCGGCCGGCAGCGAACTCGAATACGTGGACGCGGGCACCATCGCCTGGGCGCTGATGGAGCGCCGCGAGTCATAG
- a CDS encoding ABC transporter substrate-binding protein, whose translation MSVTRRELLKLAGAAGTLSLAPAIVRAQKLEKSKVQIAVGGKALVYYLPLSIAEARGYFKDEGLDVSIADFAGGSKALQAVVGGSADVCSGAYEHTINLQSKGQFYRAFALQGRAPMIVLGVSKKLGYKTPTDLKGKKIGVTAPGSSTSMLVNFFLAKHGMKPSDVSFIGVGAGAGAVTALRTGQIDAISNLDPVMSALDTAGDVQIVVDTRKLKDTLDVFGGNMPAGCLYASQDFISANPNTAQALANAIVRADKWIQKASPDEIAKAVPASYLLGEPEVYKASLTKSKEGISPDGSFPADGAATALRALQSYVQLDESKLDLSKTWTNDFVKRANEKYANG comes from the coding sequence ATGTCAGTCACTCGTCGTGAACTGCTGAAGCTGGCGGGCGCCGCCGGCACGCTCAGCCTTGCCCCCGCCATCGTGCGCGCCCAGAAACTCGAAAAGTCCAAGGTCCAGATCGCCGTCGGCGGCAAGGCCCTGGTCTACTACCTGCCGCTGTCCATCGCCGAGGCGCGCGGCTACTTCAAGGACGAAGGGCTGGACGTCAGCATCGCCGATTTCGCCGGCGGATCCAAGGCGCTGCAGGCCGTGGTGGGCGGCAGCGCCGACGTCTGCTCGGGCGCCTACGAGCACACCATCAACCTGCAGTCCAAGGGCCAGTTCTACCGCGCCTTCGCGCTGCAGGGCCGCGCGCCCATGATCGTGCTGGGCGTCTCCAAGAAGCTGGGCTACAAGACCCCGACCGACCTGAAGGGCAAGAAGATCGGCGTCACGGCGCCGGGTTCGTCCACCAGCATGCTGGTCAACTTCTTCCTGGCCAAGCACGGCATGAAGCCCAGCGACGTGTCCTTCATCGGCGTGGGCGCGGGCGCCGGCGCGGTCACCGCGCTGCGCACCGGCCAGATCGACGCCATTTCCAATCTCGACCCCGTCATGTCCGCGCTCGACACGGCGGGTGACGTCCAGATCGTCGTCGATACGCGCAAGCTGAAGGACACGCTGGACGTGTTCGGCGGCAACATGCCCGCCGGCTGCCTGTACGCCTCGCAGGACTTCATCAGCGCCAATCCCAACACGGCGCAGGCCCTGGCCAACGCCATCGTGCGCGCCGACAAGTGGATCCAGAAGGCCAGCCCGGACGAGATCGCCAAGGCCGTGCCGGCCAGCTATCTGCTGGGCGAGCCCGAGGTCTACAAGGCCTCGCTCACCAAGAGCAAAGAGGGCATCTCGCCCGACGGCTCCTTCCCCGCGGACGGCGCCGCCACGGCCCTGAGGGCGCTGCAGAGCTACGTGCAGCTGGACGAGTCCAAGCTCGACCTGTCCAAGACCTGGACCAACGACTTCGTCAAACGCGCCAACGAGAAGTATGCCAATGGCTGA
- a CDS encoding YbaB/EbfC family nucleoid-associated protein, which yields MMKGQLAGLMRQAQQMQENMKKAQEALADIQVEGASGGGLVKVTMTCRNDVKRVAIDPSLLGEDKDMLEDLVAAAFNDALRKAEATAQEKMAGATAGMPMPPGMKFPF from the coding sequence ATGATGAAAGGACAACTTGCCGGTCTGATGCGCCAGGCGCAACAGATGCAGGAAAACATGAAGAAGGCGCAGGAAGCGTTGGCCGACATCCAGGTCGAAGGTGCCTCCGGCGGCGGCCTGGTGAAGGTCACCATGACCTGCCGCAACGACGTCAAGCGCGTGGCCATCGATCCCAGCCTGCTGGGCGAGGACAAGGACATGCTGGAAGACCTGGTCGCGGCGGCCTTCAACGACGCGCTGCGCAAGGCCGAGGCCACCGCGCAGGAGAAGATGGCCGGCGCCACCGCCGGCATGCCCATGCCCCCCGGCATGAAGTTCCCTTTCTAA
- a CDS encoding ABC transporter ATP-binding protein, translating to MAEAALSLEGITCTFAARDGRGQRYTAVQDASLSIAPGEFVSVVGPTGCGKSTLLNVGAGLLAPSAGQIKVFGKPLSGINERAGYMFQGEALLPWRSALDNVTAGLDFAGVPRAEAQQRGREWMRRVGLGGFEDRYPHQMSGGMRKRTMLAQTLIRDPDIILMDEPFSALDIQTRQLMENEVLDLWMAKRKAVLFITHDLDEAIAMSDRVVVLSAGPATHPIGEFVIDLPRPRDVAEVRMQPRFVELHAAIWDVLREEVLKGYAQQKRA from the coding sequence ATGGCTGAAGCAGCACTGTCGCTCGAGGGCATCACCTGCACGTTCGCGGCCAGGGATGGCCGCGGCCAGCGCTACACGGCCGTGCAGGATGCCTCGCTGTCCATCGCCCCGGGCGAGTTCGTCTCCGTGGTCGGACCCACCGGCTGCGGCAAGTCCACGCTGCTGAACGTCGGCGCCGGCCTGCTGGCGCCGTCGGCCGGCCAGATCAAGGTGTTCGGCAAGCCGCTGTCCGGCATCAACGAGCGCGCCGGCTACATGTTCCAGGGCGAGGCCCTGCTGCCGTGGCGCAGCGCGCTGGACAACGTCACGGCGGGGCTCGACTTCGCCGGCGTGCCGCGCGCCGAAGCCCAGCAGCGCGGACGCGAATGGATGCGCCGCGTCGGCCTGGGCGGCTTCGAAGACCGCTATCCGCACCAGATGTCCGGCGGCATGCGCAAGCGCACCATGCTTGCGCAGACGCTCATCCGCGACCCCGACATCATCCTGATGGACGAGCCGTTCTCGGCGCTCGACATCCAGACCCGCCAGCTGATGGAGAACGAGGTCCTCGACCTCTGGATGGCCAAGCGCAAGGCCGTGCTGTTCATCACGCACGACCTGGACGAGGCCATCGCCATGAGCGACCGCGTGGTGGTGCTGTCCGCCGGCCCGGCTACGCACCCCATCGGCGAGTTCGTCATCGACCTGCCGCGCCCGCGCGACGTGGCCGAGGTGCGGATGCAGCCGCGCTTCGTCGAGCTGCACGCCGCCATCTGGGACGTGCTGCGTGAAGAAGTCCTCAAGGGCTATGCCCAGCAGAAGCGAGCCTGA